The Solibacillus sp. FSL W7-1464 genome contains a region encoding:
- a CDS encoding LolA family protein: MKKMIYSAALVLTLSLAACSNEENYSPQEILNQAMQETSELDSFYGEYKMTMDDGTEILSKQWEKNGKTRVEMVDSTGEESIAVNDGKTLSSYSKTANEVIIFELGSDVENFVRPTLKEQALRTLELIKNSHDITIGEEEKIAGHETYHLIAKAKKQNTLIGDMEVWVDKKTWMTLKTISVSGDMKITSEFTKFEPNSKVDDSKFTLDIPEGAIVKTESIQPPEQLTEQEAVEKLGSFLIFPESLGYTLEGIEDMGMAETGEIALTYSKTGEQQFSLSIFKPMESIGEDEEIIEVRGQKGSKIDLETFKLLQWDEKGLRYNIIIENPDLTFEDILELTEQMEYIK; this comes from the coding sequence ATGAAAAAAATGATTTATTCAGCAGCTTTAGTTTTAACGCTATCTTTGGCGGCATGCAGCAATGAGGAAAATTATTCACCCCAGGAAATATTGAATCAGGCAATGCAGGAGACGTCTGAGCTTGACTCCTTCTATGGAGAATATAAAATGACAATGGACGACGGAACGGAAATACTTTCAAAGCAATGGGAGAAAAACGGAAAAACTCGTGTAGAAATGGTCGATTCCACAGGTGAGGAATCGATTGCAGTAAACGACGGAAAAACATTATCTTCCTATTCGAAAACAGCGAATGAAGTGATTATTTTTGAACTCGGATCGGACGTTGAAAATTTTGTTCGACCAACGTTAAAAGAGCAGGCATTACGTACGCTGGAACTAATAAAAAATTCCCATGATATTACGATTGGCGAAGAAGAAAAGATCGCGGGTCATGAAACATACCATTTAATCGCAAAAGCGAAAAAGCAAAATACGCTAATTGGGGATATGGAAGTTTGGGTAGATAAAAAGACATGGATGACTTTAAAGACGATTTCGGTAAGTGGCGATATGAAAATAACTTCTGAATTTACCAAATTTGAACCGAACAGTAAAGTTGATGATTCCAAATTTACTCTGGATATTCCGGAAGGTGCCATTGTTAAAACCGAATCTATACAGCCACCTGAACAATTAACAGAGCAGGAAGCTGTCGAGAAGCTGGGCTCCTTTTTAATCTTTCCCGAATCACTTGGCTACACATTGGAAGGAATTGAAGATATGGGGATGGCGGAAACTGGAGAAATTGCGTTAACATATTCCAAAACCGGTGAGCAGCAATTTTCGCTTTCAATCTTCAAACCAATGGAGTCCATCGGTGAAGATGAAGAGATCATTGAAGTACGCGGTCAAAAAGGATCTAAAATTGATTTGGAGACTTTCAAATTACTCCAATGGGATGAAAAGGGCTTGCGCTATAATATAATTATTGAAAATCCTGACTTAACGTTTGAGGATATACTGGAGTTAACTGAACAAATGGAGTATATAAAATAA
- a CDS encoding HAMP domain-containing sensor histidine kinase, translating into MKIKSWLLLTYLLVMILPLLALYGLYVTINAYYQDKSVDEYLEKWAVVTDLKDQLDDPSLYNINANYKAIEKLTSDQLMITLYSPNGKIYYSSNLINSFSSFESKSTVYKNLYEFEQNYKTFVYKEPVYEDGEIKGVYKIALVRSEWLEQVNTKSLFVVTSLTIVMLLLYAAVIYLLNRRLNKPAKRLMEQMRAFAKDEATNPLPVTKDEIGELTKSFQQMQQEISATRKKLAAEQQQKEFMIASLSHDLKTPLTSIQAYSESLRYGNHSEKDHQEYLQIIQSKSDYMKQLLDDLMMLTLLQSPTYELELVKVEGEEFFDMLLCDYEQISREKGFEAKTTVNVVGSYYVNPKQLMRVVDNVIANAWTYTNPGGMIYVSAFEIPNIPSWSIGKLAESFTEKGVYIVVQNSGATISEQQCKQMFEPLYQIDDSRSHIGERGAGLGLSIAKQIMAKHNGTITAIEQQNQLAIVIWLPPLEEERNG; encoded by the coding sequence ATGAAAATTAAATCATGGCTTCTACTAACGTATTTGCTTGTCATGATATTGCCGTTACTTGCATTGTATGGTCTTTATGTAACGATTAACGCGTACTACCAAGATAAAAGTGTTGATGAATATTTAGAAAAGTGGGCAGTCGTTACAGATTTAAAAGATCAACTGGATGATCCATCACTTTACAATATTAATGCGAATTATAAGGCAATCGAAAAACTGACATCCGATCAGTTGATGATTACGCTGTACAGTCCGAATGGGAAGATTTATTATTCTTCAAATTTAATTAATTCTTTCAGCAGCTTTGAATCGAAAAGCACGGTTTACAAAAATCTGTATGAATTTGAACAAAATTATAAGACATTTGTTTATAAAGAACCTGTTTATGAAGATGGGGAAATAAAGGGTGTATACAAAATTGCGCTCGTTCGTTCGGAATGGCTGGAACAAGTAAATACAAAATCGCTATTTGTTGTAACTAGTTTAACTATAGTAATGCTGCTCTTATACGCGGCGGTTATCTATTTGCTGAATAGACGCCTCAATAAGCCGGCAAAACGACTAATGGAACAAATGCGTGCTTTCGCCAAAGATGAAGCAACAAATCCGCTACCTGTAACAAAGGACGAAATCGGGGAATTAACCAAGAGCTTTCAACAAATGCAGCAGGAAATATCTGCGACTCGAAAAAAGCTTGCAGCGGAGCAGCAGCAAAAGGAATTTATGATTGCTAGTCTTTCACATGACTTGAAAACGCCTCTAACATCAATTCAAGCATACTCAGAAAGTTTACGGTACGGAAACCATTCTGAAAAGGATCATCAGGAGTATTTGCAGATCATTCAGTCGAAATCGGATTATATGAAGCAGTTGCTTGATGATTTAATGATGTTGACATTATTGCAGTCCCCGACATATGAGTTGGAACTTGTAAAAGTTGAGGGCGAAGAGTTTTTTGATATGCTTTTATGTGACTATGAACAGATCAGCAGAGAAAAAGGGTTTGAAGCGAAAACGACAGTCAATGTGGTAGGAAGTTATTATGTAAATCCGAAACAGCTGATGCGCGTTGTCGATAATGTTATCGCGAATGCCTGGACGTACACAAATCCTGGAGGAATGATTTATGTATCCGCATTTGAAATACCGAATATTCCTTCATGGAGTATTGGAAAATTAGCAGAAAGCTTTACAGAAAAGGGCGTTTATATAGTTGTACAAAACAGCGGCGCAACGATATCGGAACAGCAATGTAAACAAATGTTTGAACCGCTGTATCAGATTGATGATTCCCGTAGCCATATAGGTGAGCGGGGGGCAGGTCTCGGGTTAAGTATTGCAAAACAAATTATGGCTAAGCACAATGGAACAATTACAGCTATAGAGCAGCAAAATCAATTAGCGATTGTCATATGGCTGCCACCACTTGAAGAAGAGAGGAATGGATAA
- a CDS encoding GNAT family N-acetyltransferase, giving the protein MAIKIEEAKEQHYIEVNHLVRQGHDDHIQGDDTVFREVESVMPEEYYLQLLEQEQSTVLIAKEENKIIGFAVISIEASPEFPSLVQRRYAYIHDFGVDRSEKRKGIGSLLFEACLTWAKEMNVNAVELNVWDFNEEAIAFYKKHSMKTISRKMRLAIQ; this is encoded by the coding sequence ATGGCTATCAAAATAGAAGAAGCAAAGGAACAACACTATATAGAAGTAAATCATTTAGTAAGGCAAGGACATGACGATCATATACAAGGGGATGATACGGTTTTCCGTGAAGTCGAGAGTGTTATGCCAGAAGAATATTATTTGCAGTTACTTGAGCAAGAGCAAAGTACTGTTTTAATAGCGAAGGAAGAAAATAAAATAATAGGCTTTGCTGTCATTAGTATAGAAGCTTCTCCAGAATTTCCTTCGTTAGTTCAGAGGAGGTATGCATATATTCATGATTTTGGTGTAGACCGTTCAGAAAAGAGGAAAGGAATTGGATCGCTGCTTTTTGAAGCTTGTTTAACGTGGGCAAAAGAAATGAATGTGAATGCGGTGGAGTTAAATGTATGGGATTTCAATGAAGAAGCCATTGCATTTTATAAAAAACATTCTATGAAAACGATCAGCAGAAAAATGAGATTGGCTATTCAATAG
- the purS gene encoding phosphoribosylformylglycinamidine synthase subunit PurS, translating into MKKVKIYVTLKESILDPQGSAVQGSLQKIGYGEVSDVRIGKYLEVAIEDTDRDIDTIVKEMCEKVLANTVIEKYRYEVEEA; encoded by the coding sequence ATGAAAAAAGTTAAAATATATGTAACATTAAAAGAAAGCATCCTGGATCCACAAGGTTCTGCAGTTCAAGGCTCATTGCAAAAAATCGGTTATGGTGAAGTTTCTGATGTACGTATCGGCAAGTATTTGGAAGTTGCAATCGAAGACACTGACCGTGATATTGACACAATCGTGAAAGAAATGTGTGAAAAAGTATTAGCGAACACGGTGATCGAAAAGTACCGTTACGAAGTTGAGGAGGCATAA
- the purK gene encoding 5-(carboxyamino)imidazole ribonucleotide synthase, which yields MTKMIYPGQTIGIIGGGQLGRMMAVAAKEAGYKIAVLEPTMDSPCGQVADIRIVAAYDDEAALEELAEVSDVITYEFENIDYDGLKRLTQMAYVPQGAELVRITQNRITEKQMIVDAGCPVAPYIVASTYDQLLENIGEIGFPCIVKTARGGYDGKGQQLLKSAEDLPLAKELFAHSQCIAEGFVPFTKEISVIVQRNGYGETYCLPVGENIHINHILHETIVPARIEQSTAQLAEEAALKIADSLQLIGTLAVEMFVLEDGSIVINECAPRPHNSGHYSIEACNISQFTQHIRAVCGWPLRKPKLWAPSIMVNVLGQHVVPLTNSISKFPDWSVHLYGKSEAKVNRKMGHVTVMTDDINTALQQITDSGIWPE from the coding sequence GTGACGAAAATGATTTACCCTGGACAAACAATCGGTATTATCGGCGGTGGTCAGCTAGGTCGTATGATGGCAGTTGCAGCAAAAGAAGCAGGCTATAAAATCGCAGTACTGGAACCAACGATGGATTCTCCTTGTGGGCAAGTGGCGGACATTCGAATCGTCGCAGCTTATGATGATGAAGCAGCATTGGAAGAACTGGCGGAAGTAAGTGATGTCATAACATATGAGTTTGAGAACATCGATTACGATGGCTTGAAGCGTTTAACACAAATGGCCTATGTTCCCCAAGGTGCAGAGCTTGTGCGCATTACACAAAATCGTATCACTGAAAAGCAAATGATTGTTGATGCAGGCTGTCCGGTTGCGCCATATATTGTCGCTTCTACATATGATCAGCTTCTAGAAAATATCGGAGAAATCGGCTTCCCATGTATCGTAAAAACAGCACGGGGCGGTTATGACGGGAAAGGTCAGCAGCTATTGAAATCTGCTGAGGACTTACCTTTGGCAAAAGAATTATTTGCACATTCACAGTGTATTGCAGAGGGCTTTGTTCCGTTTACGAAAGAGATTTCAGTCATTGTGCAACGCAATGGATATGGTGAAACATACTGCTTACCTGTCGGAGAAAACATTCATATAAACCACATTTTACATGAAACGATTGTGCCTGCCCGTATCGAACAGTCCACAGCACAATTAGCTGAGGAAGCGGCTCTAAAAATTGCAGATTCACTACAACTGATTGGTACATTGGCGGTTGAAATGTTTGTCCTTGAAGATGGCAGTATCGTAATTAACGAATGTGCACCACGTCCGCATAACTCAGGTCATTATTCGATTGAGGCATGCAATATTTCACAATTTACTCAGCATATCCGTGCAGTATGCGGATGGCCGCTGCGTAAACCAAAACTTTGGGCGCCATCGATCATGGTAAATGTACTTGGTCAGCATGTCGTACCATTAACAAATTCAATTTCAAAGTTTCCTGACTGGTCTGTACATCTGTACGGAAAATCAGAAGCAAAGGTAAATCGGAAAATGGGTCATGTCACAGTCATGACAGATGATATAAATACAGCATTACAACAAATTACAGACTCTGGTATTTGGCCGGAGTAA
- a CDS encoding NETI motif-containing protein, whose translation MAKKQVWYEVEENETIEQCLERMKKDGYMPFGRREEPVFEEVNGEPVYLRQKIQFKGVLIED comes from the coding sequence TTGGCTAAAAAGCAAGTATGGTATGAAGTAGAAGAAAATGAAACAATCGAGCAGTGCCTTGAAAGAATGAAGAAAGACGGCTATATGCCATTTGGACGAAGAGAAGAGCCGGTGTTTGAAGAGGTAAATGGTGAACCTGTTTACTTACGTCAAAAAATACAATTTAAAGGTGTATTAATAGAAGATTAA
- the purQ gene encoding phosphoribosylformylglycinamidine synthase subunit PurQ, which yields MKFAVLVFPGSNCDIDMFHAIKDELDEEVEYVWHTATSLDGFDGALVPGGFSYGDYLRCGAMANQSNIMSALKEFAAQGKPVLGVCNGFQILTEAGLLPGALIRNKNLKFMCRTVQLKVENNSTPFTNGYEEGEVINIPIAHGEGNYYCDDETLASLQANNQIVFTYEGENPNGSLADIAGIINREGNVLGMMPHPERAANEIVGGADGLKLFKSIVKQWREQHVNN from the coding sequence ATGAAATTTGCAGTACTCGTTTTCCCGGGGTCTAACTGTGATATCGACATGTTTCATGCGATTAAGGACGAGTTAGATGAAGAAGTAGAATATGTTTGGCATACAGCTACAAGTCTGGACGGATTTGACGGGGCATTAGTGCCTGGAGGTTTCTCATATGGGGACTATTTACGTTGTGGCGCAATGGCAAACCAATCAAACATTATGTCGGCTTTAAAAGAATTTGCGGCACAAGGCAAACCAGTATTAGGTGTTTGTAACGGATTCCAGATTTTAACGGAAGCAGGACTGTTACCAGGTGCTCTTATCCGCAATAAAAACCTGAAATTCATGTGTCGTACAGTACAGTTAAAAGTTGAAAACAACAGCACACCATTTACAAACGGATATGAAGAGGGAGAAGTCATTAATATTCCGATCGCGCATGGTGAAGGTAACTACTACTGCGATGACGAAACATTAGCTTCTTTACAAGCCAATAATCAGATTGTCTTTACATATGAAGGCGAAAATCCGAACGGTTCTTTAGCGGATATTGCTGGAATCATCAATAGAGAAGGCAATGTACTCGGCATGATGCCACATCCAGAGCGTGCTGCAAACGAAATCGTTGGTGGCGCAGATGGTCTTAAACTATTTAAATCAATTGTGAAGCAGTGGAGGGAACAGCATGTTAACAACTAA
- the purE gene encoding 5-(carboxyamino)imidazole ribonucleotide mutase, producing MNPKIGVIMGSSSDWETMKHACDILDELQVPYEKQVVSAHRTPDLMFEYAEAARGRGIQVIIAGAGGAAHLPGMVAAKTTLPVIGVPVQSRALNGLDSLLSIVQMPGGVPVATVAIGKAGATNAGLLAAQILGAFDQELAAKLEARREATKAQVLESTGDLT from the coding sequence ATGAATCCGAAAATTGGCGTTATTATGGGAAGTTCAAGTGATTGGGAAACGATGAAGCATGCTTGTGACATTTTAGACGAGCTGCAAGTGCCTTATGAAAAGCAAGTCGTTTCAGCACATCGCACACCAGATTTAATGTTTGAATATGCGGAAGCTGCACGCGGACGCGGTATTCAAGTAATTATTGCAGGGGCTGGTGGAGCAGCTCATTTACCTGGTATGGTAGCAGCAAAAACGACATTACCTGTAATCGGAGTACCAGTACAGTCACGCGCACTGAACGGACTTGATTCATTACTATCGATTGTGCAGATGCCAGGTGGTGTACCAGTAGCAACTGTAGCAATTGGGAAGGCTGGGGCAACAAATGCCGGTCTTCTTGCAGCGCAAATTTTAGGAGCGTTTGATCAGGAGCTTGCTGCAAAGCTTGAAGCACGACGTGAAGCGACAAAAGCGCAAGTTTTGGAAAGCACAGGTGACTTAACGTGA
- the purC gene encoding phosphoribosylaminoimidazolesuccinocarboxamide synthase — protein sequence MNKGQLLYEGKAKRLYTTEDTEILFVEYKDSATAFNGEKKAEIAGKGNLNNQITTLLFEKLQENGIESHFVKRLSANEQLVRKVEIIPIEVVTRNIAAGSLAKRLGLDEGTPLKRPIVEFYYKDDALGDPMITTEHIDVLNIATPMEVEQLYKAALHVNEVLRPIFTAVGVTLVDFKLEFGRDKDGNILLADEISPDTCRLWDSNTKQKLDKDVFRRDLGNLTEVYEIILQKLGGN from the coding sequence ATGAATAAAGGGCAGCTTTTATATGAAGGGAAAGCAAAACGACTATATACAACAGAAGATACTGAAATCCTTTTTGTTGAATACAAAGATAGTGCAACAGCATTTAATGGCGAGAAGAAAGCCGAAATCGCTGGTAAGGGAAATTTAAACAATCAAATTACGACATTACTTTTCGAGAAGTTACAAGAAAACGGAATTGAATCACATTTCGTAAAAAGACTTTCAGCGAACGAACAGCTTGTACGTAAAGTCGAAATTATTCCAATCGAAGTCGTTACACGCAATATTGCTGCAGGCAGCCTGGCAAAACGTCTAGGCTTGGATGAGGGCACTCCGCTTAAGCGTCCGATCGTCGAATTTTACTATAAAGATGATGCATTAGGTGATCCAATGATTACAACAGAGCATATTGATGTGCTGAATATCGCAACACCAATGGAAGTAGAACAGCTATATAAGGCGGCACTGCATGTGAATGAAGTGCTGCGTCCGATTTTTACAGCTGTTGGTGTAACTTTAGTCGACTTCAAACTGGAATTTGGTCGTGATAAAGACGGCAATATTTTACTTGCCGATGAAATTTCTCCTGACACTTGTCGTTTATGGGACTCTAATACTAAGCAAAAGCTTGATAAAGACGTATTCCGCCGTGATTTAGGCAATCTAACGGAAGTATATGAGATTATATTACAAAAACTTGGAGGCAACTAA
- the purB gene encoding adenylosuccinate lyase — protein MIERYTRPEMGAIWTEENKFKAWLEVEILACEAWAEIGEIPKEDVAKLRANASFDIDRIYEIEQETRHDVVAFTRAVSETPALGEEKKWVHYGLTSTDVVDTALSYLIKQANEILRKDIHQFIAILTEKAKEHKFTVMMGRTHGVHAEPTTFGLKLALWLEEMRRNLARFEEAAKVIETGKMSGAVGTYANINPRVESYVCEHLGLAAAPISTQTLQRDRHAQYFSTLALIATSIEKFATEIRGLQKSETREVEEGFAKGQKGSSAMPHKRNPIGSENMTGMARLMRGYMLTAYENVALWHERDISHSSAERVIIPDATITLNYMLNRFGNILKNLTVFPDNMKRNMERTFGLIYSQRILLALIDKGLSREEAYDTVQPLTARAWDEQTQFRPLVEASEKITAYLSPEEIADCFDYNYHIQNVDLIFERLGLN, from the coding sequence ATGATAGAACGCTATACACGTCCTGAAATGGGTGCAATTTGGACTGAAGAGAACAAATTTAAAGCATGGCTTGAAGTAGAAATTTTAGCCTGTGAAGCTTGGGCGGAAATCGGTGAAATTCCAAAAGAAGATGTAGCAAAATTACGTGCAAATGCATCATTTGATATCGATCGTATTTATGAAATTGAGCAGGAAACACGTCATGATGTAGTGGCATTTACAAGAGCTGTTTCGGAAACACCTGCACTCGGTGAGGAAAAGAAATGGGTGCATTACGGTTTAACTTCAACGGACGTTGTAGATACAGCACTATCATACTTAATCAAACAGGCGAATGAAATTTTACGTAAAGATATACATCAATTCATCGCTATTCTGACTGAAAAAGCGAAAGAGCATAAATTTACAGTAATGATGGGACGTACGCACGGTGTACATGCAGAACCGACAACATTTGGTTTAAAGCTGGCATTATGGCTTGAAGAGATGCGCCGTAACTTAGCACGTTTTGAAGAAGCAGCAAAAGTAATCGAAACTGGGAAAATGAGCGGTGCTGTTGGAACATATGCGAATATTAACCCACGCGTGGAGAGCTATGTATGTGAACATCTTGGATTAGCAGCAGCACCAATTTCTACACAAACATTGCAGCGTGACCGCCATGCCCAGTATTTTTCTACACTGGCTTTGATCGCTACATCAATTGAAAAGTTTGCGACAGAAATCCGCGGACTGCAAAAATCCGAAACACGTGAGGTGGAAGAAGGATTTGCGAAAGGGCAAAAAGGTTCATCTGCCATGCCGCATAAGCGAAATCCGATCGGCTCTGAAAATATGACAGGTATGGCACGATTAATGCGCGGCTATATGCTGACAGCCTATGAAAATGTAGCTTTATGGCATGAACGTGATATTTCACACTCTTCAGCTGAACGTGTCATTATTCCGGATGCCACAATTACATTGAATTATATGTTAAATCGTTTCGGTAATATTTTGAAAAACTTAACTGTATTCCCTGACAATATGAAACGCAATATGGAGCGTACATTTGGTCTGATCTATTCACAGCGTATTTTACTTGCGTTAATCGACAAAGGATTATCACGTGAGGAAGCGTACGATACGGTTCAGCCATTAACAGCGCGTGCTTGGGATGAGCAAACACAATTCCGTCCGCTTGTGGAAGCTAGTGAAAAAATCACAGCATATCTATCACCGGAAGAAATTGCAGACTGCTTTGACTACAACTACCATATTCAAAATGTTGATTTGATTTTCGAACGTTTAGGTCTTAACTAA
- a CDS encoding response regulator transcription factor — MAQQILLVEDDREIARIIQDTLLKEGYAVTWATTGIEGLEDFSAGNYDLILVDWMMPEMDGISMIEHIRLQSDIPIIMISAKSNETDKVTGLQDADDYLAKPFSLEELKARVRSQLRRWQRYNKVFAAEDMFSYVHGLKIDWVKERVYIEEAEINLTQKEFALLKVLAQNPFELFTKEALYTLVWHQVELDQTHTVTVHIKALREKLHDPVKSPNYIQTVWGKGYRFIGEQV; from the coding sequence ATGGCACAACAAATTCTTTTAGTGGAAGATGACCGCGAAATTGCACGTATTATTCAAGACACGTTACTAAAGGAAGGCTATGCAGTAACATGGGCAACGACAGGGATTGAAGGATTGGAGGATTTTTCTGCCGGAAACTATGACTTAATACTTGTTGATTGGATGATGCCTGAAATGGATGGGATATCAATGATTGAACATATTCGACTGCAAAGTGATATACCAATTATTATGATCAGCGCAAAAAGCAATGAAACGGATAAAGTCACAGGGTTACAGGATGCCGATGATTATTTGGCGAAGCCGTTTTCTTTAGAAGAATTAAAGGCGCGTGTTCGTTCTCAATTACGACGATGGCAGCGATATAATAAAGTTTTTGCAGCAGAAGATATGTTTTCGTATGTACATGGGCTAAAAATCGACTGGGTAAAAGAACGTGTTTATATCGAAGAGGCTGAAATCAACTTAACGCAAAAAGAGTTTGCGTTACTAAAAGTATTGGCACAAAACCCATTCGAGCTATTTACAAAGGAAGCGTTGTATACACTTGTTTGGCACCAGGTTGAGCTGGACCAGACACATACGGTAACAGTGCATATTAAAGCATTGCGTGAAAAGCTGCACGATCCTGTAAAATCACCTAACTATATACAAACTGTATGGGGAAAGGGCTACCGTTTTATAGGTGAACAAGTATGA
- a CDS encoding NCS2 family permease, giving the protein MKKYFEFDKLGTNYRREILGGFTTFLAMAYILVVNPSILTLSDIEGLPDALRMDYGAVFVATAVSAAIGCFIMGIVARYPLALAPGLGLNAFFAYTVVLTNGSPWQHALAAVFVSGVFFLLLTLTGLREKLINAIPMELKIAVGAGIGLFVSFIGLKNAGIIVASEATVVGLGNLHDGEVLLAIFGILLTVIFLVRGMKAGVFIAMAITAIVGMFIGLVDLPSQVVSAPPSVEPTFGKLFSAFTDPEFYSLTMVSVILSFLFVDFFDNAGTLMAVANQAGFVKNNKLPRAGKALISDSIASISGSIFGTSTVTSYVESSAGVGAGARTGFASIITGICFLLALFLSPVLSVVTNAVTAPALIVVGILMVSSLGQIEWNKFEVAVPAFFTMLMMPLTSSIATGLAVGFVFYPLTMVLKGKAKEVSPIMYIFAVLFLIYLGTVGSM; this is encoded by the coding sequence ATGAAAAAGTATTTCGAGTTCGATAAACTTGGAACAAATTATCGCCGGGAGATTTTAGGTGGTTTTACAACTTTCTTGGCAATGGCTTACATTTTAGTAGTAAACCCTAGCATTTTAACGCTATCAGATATTGAAGGTTTACCAGATGCATTACGTATGGATTATGGTGCAGTATTTGTGGCAACAGCTGTTTCAGCAGCAATTGGATGTTTCATCATGGGGATTGTTGCAAGATACCCATTAGCTTTAGCGCCAGGTCTTGGGTTAAATGCATTCTTTGCCTACACAGTGGTCTTAACAAACGGAAGTCCTTGGCAACACGCTTTGGCTGCAGTATTTGTATCAGGTGTATTCTTCTTATTATTAACGCTTACAGGATTACGTGAAAAATTAATCAATGCCATCCCGATGGAACTTAAAATTGCCGTTGGTGCTGGTATCGGATTATTCGTATCGTTCATCGGTTTAAAAAATGCCGGCATTATCGTTGCAAGTGAGGCAACAGTTGTCGGTTTAGGTAACTTACATGATGGTGAAGTATTGTTAGCGATTTTCGGTATTCTTCTTACAGTCATTTTCTTAGTTCGTGGAATGAAAGCTGGCGTATTTATTGCAATGGCGATTACTGCAATCGTAGGGATGTTTATTGGTCTAGTGGATTTACCATCACAAGTTGTATCGGCACCACCAAGTGTTGAACCAACTTTCGGTAAATTATTCTCGGCATTCACTGATCCTGAGTTCTACTCGCTAACAATGGTATCGGTTATTCTATCATTCTTATTCGTAGACTTCTTTGACAACGCAGGTACTTTAATGGCTGTTGCCAATCAAGCGGGATTTGTTAAAAACAATAAATTACCTCGTGCAGGTAAAGCATTAATCTCAGATTCAATCGCATCTATTTCAGGTTCAATCTTTGGAACATCAACAGTAACATCTTATGTAGAATCTTCAGCAGGTGTTGGAGCTGGCGCGCGAACAGGTTTCGCTTCAATCATTACAGGTATCTGTTTCTTATTGGCGCTGTTCTTATCACCAGTATTAAGTGTTGTAACAAATGCAGTTACTGCACCGGCATTAATCGTTGTAGGTATTTTAATGGTATCTTCACTTGGACAAATCGAGTGGAATAAATTCGAAGTTGCTGTACCAGCATTCTTCACAATGTTAATGATGCCATTAACATCATCAATCGCAACAGGTCTTGCGGTAGGTTTCGTATTCTACCCGTTAACAATGGTGTTAAAAGGTAAAGCAAAAGAAGTAAGTCCGATTATGTATATTTTCGCAGTGCTCTTCCTGATTTATTTAGGTACTGTCGGTTCAATGTAA